GCGGTCGCGTTTGCCCCCTCTCCGATCTCGTGAAGGAAAAAATCAGCTTTGGTCTATTTAACATTTTTTATTTGTATAATTTCAAAAATAGTACATCGTAATGCAATTATCCAATTCCCATTTCCCTTTTAAAAAAGTAGAGTTTTCTTGCCGGCGGACGACCGCGCCGCCGGGTGAAGACGGGGGAGATACGCCACCATGAAGCAGTTCCTGCCTTCCATCGCCCTGTTCGCGCTGGCCACCCTGGCGCCGATCTCCGCCGAGGCCGCCGGCAAGATCGTCGTCGCCTACCAGACCGACGCGCTGCCGTCGTCGGTGGCCATCGCCAACGGAGACTTTGCCAAGGCGACCGGCGCCGAGATCGATTTCCGCAAGTTCAATTCGGGCGCCGACATTTTCGCCGCCATCGCCGCGGGCGACGTCCAGGTCGGCTATGTCGGCTCCAGCCCCTTCGCCGCCGCGGTCAGCCGCGGGCTGGACGTGAAGGCCTTCTACCTCGCCAGCTCCTCCGGAACGGACGAGGCGCTGGTGGTCCGCAACGGCTCCGGCATCGAGAAGCCCGCCGACCTGAAGGGCAAGAAACTGGCCGCCGCCCCGGTCTCGACCGACCATTACCAGCTCCTCGCCGTCCTGAAGCAGGAGACGCTGAGCGAGCGTGACGCCCAGGTCTTCGCCATCCCGCAGCCCGACATCGTCGCGGCCTGGAATCGCGGCGACCTCGACGGCGCCTTCGTCTGGGACCCGGCGCTGACCGAGCTGAAGAAGACCGGCAAGGTGCTGCTGACCTCCCGGCAGGTGGCCGATCGCG
This DNA window, taken from Azospirillum formosense, encodes the following:
- the tauA gene encoding taurine ABC transporter substrate-binding protein — protein: MKQFLPSIALFALATLAPISAEAAGKIVVAYQTDALPSSVAIANGDFAKATGAEIDFRKFNSGADIFAAIAAGDVQVGYVGSSPFAAAVSRGLDVKAFYLASSSGTDEALVVRNGSGIEKPADLKGKKLAAAPVSTDHYQLLAVLKQETLSERDAQVFAIPQPDIVAAWNRGDLDGAFVWDPALTELKKTGKVLLTSRQVADRGAPTFTAWVATAAFAKENPAFLKSFAGVVERYSVSFRDDKAAWGPESPNAKTLAGLLGGTPSDQAAALNNLSLIPAKQQATKDWLEGGENSGTARILKETAEFLKEQKKVSTVLPSYGGFVTADYVKALP